Proteins from one Chroococcidiopsis sp. CCMEE 29 genomic window:
- a CDS encoding transglycosylase domain-containing protein: protein MSSSIVHKKQPRDPSPGFKFAKGVGQVTGGTLLAFTMLTSAIVAGGLVGLAVSFRNLPDVRSLRNYIPSETSYFYDINGKLLARIHGEANREVIPLDRMSPDLKRAVLAIEDSSFFSHHGINPSGVGRAVLVNWQRGSVVEGGSTLTMQLVKNVFLSPKRKFSRKVAEAVLAIRLEQILTKDEILEMYLNQVYWGHNNYGVQTAARSYFGKSAANLNLAESAMMAGIIQAPEHYSPFVSMTVAKQRQAIVLSRLRELGWITPEEEAAARQQEIKLGQIKSFQGSAIPYVTEAAAQELAKRFGREAVLKGGMRVQTTVDAEMQRMAEESVKAGHKRLRDQRVRADQMALVAVDPRTQFIKALVGGVDYSKSKFNRATQAIRQPGSAFKPFVYYTAFATGKYTPNSIVQDTPVSYRVPGGIYSPKNYDSSFNGPMSIRKALEVSRNIPAIRIGSAVGMSKVIETCRILGINSPMEPVPSLPLGAIGLTPLEMASAYATFANYGWRSEPTVIARVTDSNGNVLLDNTPKPQLMLEPWAAASLTDVMQGVITNGTGRAAQIGRPAAGKTGTTNSERDIWFVGYVPQLATAVWVGNDNYRPLGHGATGGGFVAPIWRDFMQKALKDLPVEQFRSPSQFDKPSSK, encoded by the coding sequence GTGTCGTCTAGCATTGTTCATAAAAAACAACCGAGAGACCCATCACCTGGTTTTAAATTTGCCAAAGGAGTTGGTCAGGTAACTGGCGGTACCCTACTGGCATTTACCATGTTGACTAGTGCCATTGTAGCTGGAGGACTGGTTGGGTTAGCAGTTAGCTTCCGTAACCTACCGGATGTCAGATCTTTACGCAACTACATTCCTTCAGAAACATCATACTTTTACGACATTAACGGCAAACTGCTTGCCAGAATTCACGGTGAAGCAAACCGCGAAGTTATACCTCTCGATAGGATGTCGCCAGACCTCAAACGGGCAGTGCTAGCGATTGAAGATAGCAGCTTCTTCTCTCATCACGGCATCAACCCTAGTGGTGTTGGTCGCGCCGTTCTAGTTAACTGGCAGCGCGGTTCAGTGGTGGAAGGCGGCTCAACTCTCACCATGCAGCTGGTGAAAAATGTATTTCTCTCTCCTAAGCGCAAGTTTAGCCGCAAGGTGGCAGAAGCAGTATTGGCAATTCGGTTGGAGCAAATCCTGACCAAAGACGAGATTTTGGAAATGTACCTCAATCAAGTTTATTGGGGTCATAACAACTATGGTGTGCAAACGGCAGCCCGTAGCTACTTCGGCAAGTCTGCGGCGAATTTAAATTTGGCTGAGTCGGCGATGATGGCAGGTATAATCCAAGCGCCAGAACACTACAGCCCGTTTGTCAGCATGACGGTAGCAAAACAGCGCCAGGCAATCGTCTTGAGCCGCCTGCGGGAGCTAGGATGGATTACACCTGAAGAAGAAGCCGCAGCCCGCCAGCAAGAAATCAAGCTCGGTCAAATTAAATCTTTCCAAGGCAGTGCCATACCTTATGTCACAGAGGCAGCTGCTCAAGAGTTGGCGAAGCGATTTGGGCGTGAAGCTGTGCTAAAGGGCGGGATGCGGGTGCAAACTACAGTTGATGCCGAAATGCAACGCATGGCGGAAGAAAGTGTCAAAGCTGGGCATAAAAGACTCCGCGATCAGAGAGTTCGTGCTGACCAAATGGCTTTGGTAGCGGTTGATCCACGTACTCAATTTATTAAGGCGTTGGTCGGTGGTGTTGATTACAGCAAAAGTAAGTTTAACCGGGCAACTCAAGCCATTCGCCAACCTGGATCTGCGTTTAAGCCGTTTGTCTACTACACAGCTTTTGCCACAGGCAAGTACACGCCCAACTCAATTGTGCAAGATACTCCGGTGAGTTATCGAGTGCCTGGCGGTATATATAGTCCTAAAAACTACGATAGTTCTTTTAACGGTCCGATGTCTATTCGGAAAGCACTAGAGGTGTCTCGCAACATTCCAGCAATCAGAATTGGCAGCGCTGTGGGGATGAGTAAAGTGATTGAAACCTGTCGCATTCTGGGTATCAATAGTCCGATGGAACCTGTGCCTTCTTTACCATTAGGTGCGATCGGTTTAACTCCATTGGAAATGGCTAGCGCTTATGCCACATTTGCCAATTATGGCTGGCGGTCTGAGCCGACAGTAATTGCCCGCGTGACTGATAGTAATGGTAATGTCTTGCTAGATAATACCCCTAAACCTCAGTTGATGCTTGAGCCTTGGGCAGCAGCGTCACTCACAGATGTGATGCAGGGAGTGATTACTAATGGTACCGGCAGAGCTGCCCAGATCGGTCGTCCAGCAGCTGGAAAGACGGGAACTACAAACTCGGAACGAGACATCTGGTTTGTGGGCTATGTACCACAGTTAGCGACTGCTGTTTGGGTAGGAAATGACAACTATAGACCTTTGGGTCACGGTGCTACGGGTGGCGGCTTTGTTGCACCCATCTGGCGTGACTTTATGCAAAAGGCTTTAAAGGATTTACCAGTAGAGCAGTTCCGGTCTCCTTCGCAGTTTGACAAACCGTCATCTAAATAG
- the tyrS gene encoding tyrosine--tRNA ligase translates to MTQSNAWLHRGVSEIFPDQADSDNPAESLDKLLATTNRPLRVKLGIDPTGTDIHLGHSIPVRKLRAFQDAGHIAVLIIGDFTARIGDPTGKSEVRRQLTEEMVAQNAKNYLNQVDPILDFDTPGRLEVRYNSEWLSKLDLAKILELLSTMTVGQMLAKEGFSERYEQENPIFLHEFLYPLMQGYDSVAVEADVELGGTDQKFNIAVGRDLQRHFGLKPQFGVLMPILLGTDGVQKMSKSLGNYVGLSADPLPMYSRLEKIPDHLLERYFELLTDFPLDKLPENPRDRQKLLALEIVSQYHGEEAAKQAQQAALSLVQGSKTDTTAVPEFSLSNIQFPAKLSYILSASGLCQSNSDARRQIQGSAVRLDGDRVTQVDISFDDPAQLYDRVLQVGKNKFVRLVK, encoded by the coding sequence ATGACGCAAAGTAACGCTTGGCTACATCGCGGCGTCAGTGAGATTTTTCCGGATCAGGCTGATTCTGACAATCCAGCTGAGAGCCTAGATAAGCTGCTGGCAACTACGAACCGACCTTTGCGAGTCAAGTTAGGAATTGACCCTACTGGTACTGACATTCACCTCGGTCATAGTATCCCAGTAAGGAAACTACGAGCGTTTCAGGATGCTGGGCACATAGCAGTTTTAATTATTGGTGATTTTACCGCTAGAATTGGCGATCCGACAGGTAAATCGGAGGTGCGTCGCCAACTGACCGAGGAGATGGTGGCTCAAAATGCCAAGAATTATTTGAACCAGGTTGATCCTATTTTAGATTTTGACACACCAGGAAGGTTAGAAGTTCGCTACAACTCAGAGTGGCTATCGAAGCTAGATTTAGCGAAAATTTTAGAATTGTTGTCCACGATGACTGTGGGACAAATGCTAGCAAAGGAAGGGTTTTCAGAACGTTATGAACAAGAAAATCCAATTTTTCTGCATGAGTTCCTCTACCCGTTAATGCAGGGCTATGATTCTGTTGCCGTTGAGGCAGATGTGGAATTGGGAGGTACAGACCAAAAGTTTAATATTGCCGTAGGGCGAGATTTGCAACGGCATTTTGGGCTAAAGCCTCAGTTTGGAGTGCTGATGCCAATTTTGCTAGGCACAGATGGAGTGCAGAAAATGTCGAAGTCGCTGGGAAATTATGTAGGGTTATCAGCAGATCCGCTGCCGATGTATTCCAGGCTGGAGAAGATTCCCGATCATTTGCTAGAGCGATATTTTGAGTTATTGACAGATTTTCCACTGGATAAATTGCCAGAAAATCCACGCGATCGCCAGAAACTGCTTGCCCTCGAGATTGTCAGTCAGTACCACGGTGAGGAAGCAGCAAAGCAGGCTCAGCAGGCAGCTTTGTCCTTAGTTCAGGGAAGCAAGACTGATACAACAGCTGTCCCAGAATTTTCGCTCTCAAATATCCAGTTTCCCGCTAAGTTGTCTTACATTCTCAGTGCCAGTGGCTTGTGCCAAAGTAACTCTGATGCTCGCAGACAGATTCAAGGCAGTGCAGTGCGGCTAGATGGCGATCGCGTTACTCAAGTAGATATATCCTTTGATGACCCAGCCCAATTGTACGACCGCGTTTTACAAGTCGGGAAAAACAAATTTGTCCGATTGGTAAAGTAA
- the pyrF gene encoding orotidine-5'-phosphate decarboxylase gives MSITDRIIVPLDVPTQAAAIALIDQLPEVTFWKVGLELFVSSGPGILAALKTRQKRIFLDLKFHDIPNTVAGACRAAARYGVDLLTIHAASGREALTLAGAAVQEGANEAGVSPPKLIAITLLTSISSRQLAFDLKIPLELPEYALQMALLAQDTELNGAVCSPQEVEKLRQTCGDDFLLVCPGVRPAWASAGDQKRSLTPAQAIKAGADYLVIGRPITAASDPQSAWSQICDELATVL, from the coding sequence ATGTCAATCACAGACCGCATTATCGTCCCCCTAGATGTGCCGACTCAGGCGGCAGCGATCGCCCTGATCGATCAGCTGCCTGAAGTTACTTTCTGGAAGGTCGGTTTAGAGCTATTTGTCAGCAGTGGTCCTGGAATTTTAGCAGCGCTCAAAACCAGGCAAAAGCGCATCTTCTTGGATCTAAAATTTCACGATATCCCTAACACCGTTGCTGGGGCTTGTCGGGCAGCTGCTCGTTATGGTGTTGATTTATTAACTATCCATGCCGCCTCTGGTAGAGAGGCACTAACTTTAGCTGGTGCAGCAGTGCAGGAGGGAGCAAATGAAGCGGGTGTCTCACCCCCTAAGCTAATTGCGATTACCCTGCTAACAAGTATTTCGTCGCGACAACTGGCATTTGATTTAAAAATTCCCTTAGAGTTGCCAGAGTATGCTTTACAAATGGCACTGCTAGCTCAAGATACAGAGCTAAATGGGGCAGTTTGCTCTCCCCAAGAGGTGGAAAAACTGCGGCAAACGTGTGGCGACGACTTTTTGCTGGTTTGTCCGGGAGTGCGGCCTGCTTGGGCAAGTGCGGGAGACCAAAAGCGATCGCTCACCCCAGCACAAGCAATCAAAGCTGGAGCAGATTACTTAGTAATTGGACGACCAATTACTGCTGCTTCTGACCCGCAATCAGCTTGGAGCCAGATTTGTGACGAATTGGCAACTGTTTTATGA
- a CDS encoding MlaD family protein, whose protein sequence is MRSRTVREGSVGLLILLGVGLFAALVLWLRGLNVGQRSYNAVIEFPRVNGMQEGAAVRFRGVTVGNISAIRPTPNGVEVYVEIGSADLIIPRDVVVEANQSGLISEVSIDITPEKPLSVGEVAAKPLDANCDRTLIVCDGSRLSGQIGISVDELIRFSTRFASVYSDPEVYANLNEAVKNTSIAAAGVAQLTRELSGLTKATQQQLNNFSATANSVERAVNQISASTEKTSAQFGATADQIRLTAAQANRLIANLDTLVTTNRSALVTALNNLNQTSEQLRTTVDTLSPTLNRVTQGELLQNLETLSANAAQASANLRDVSNALSTPTNLLVLQQTLDSARVTFQNAQKITSDLDELTGDPAFRQNLRELIDGLSGLVSSTEQLQQEVQVAETLDSLTTAVNKPKTGTKSTGIDNQAIPEIPSLDSANSAPVRAKNGHENDQPITRTLLPQWLLQLKASSGNEHNRKLNFRP, encoded by the coding sequence ATGCGATCGCGAACAGTTCGAGAAGGCTCTGTTGGTTTGTTAATCCTGTTGGGAGTGGGGCTATTTGCCGCTCTGGTTCTGTGGTTGCGGGGCTTGAATGTTGGTCAGCGTAGCTACAACGCTGTAATTGAGTTTCCCAGAGTTAACGGGATGCAAGAGGGAGCAGCAGTTAGGTTTCGTGGTGTTACTGTTGGCAATATTTCCGCTATCAGACCTACACCAAATGGAGTTGAAGTGTATGTTGAAATTGGCTCAGCTGACTTAATCATCCCGCGTGATGTGGTAGTTGAAGCTAACCAGTCTGGTCTGATTAGTGAAGTCAGTATTGATATCACTCCCGAAAAGCCGTTGTCAGTTGGGGAAGTTGCTGCTAAGCCACTTGACGCCAATTGCGATCGTACCCTCATTGTCTGTGATGGCTCTCGTTTGTCAGGGCAGATTGGGATCAGTGTTGATGAACTGATTCGCTTCTCAACTCGCTTTGCTAGTGTCTACAGCGATCCGGAAGTATATGCCAACCTCAATGAAGCGGTAAAAAATACATCCATTGCAGCAGCGGGAGTAGCGCAGCTCACCCGTGAACTCTCTGGTTTGACGAAGGCTACGCAACAACAGCTCAACAACTTTTCGGCTACAGCAAATTCGGTAGAGCGGGCAGTCAATCAAATCAGTGCATCGACTGAAAAAACCTCAGCTCAATTTGGTGCAACGGCTGACCAAATCCGCTTAACCGCTGCTCAGGCGAATCGTTTGATCGCCAACCTCGATACTCTGGTGACAACGAACCGCTCCGCTCTCGTCACGGCATTGAACAACCTCAACCAAACTAGCGAACAACTACGTACTACAGTAGACACTCTTTCTCCTACACTCAATCGTGTGACTCAGGGAGAGTTGCTACAGAACTTAGAAACCCTGTCAGCAAATGCAGCTCAGGCATCAGCGAATTTACGAGATGTCTCTAATGCCCTTAGCACTCCCACTAACCTGCTAGTGCTGCAACAAACCTTAGACTCTGCCAGAGTGACTTTTCAAAATGCTCAGAAGATCACATCAGATCTAGATGAGCTAACCGGCGATCCCGCCTTTCGCCAAAATCTACGGGAACTGATCGATGGTCTGAGTGGTTTAGTGTCTTCAACCGAGCAGCTACAGCAGGAAGTTCAGGTGGCAGAAACGCTCGATTCTTTAACAACTGCTGTAAACAAGCCAAAGACTGGAACTAAGAGTACAGGCATAGATAATCAAGCGATTCCTGAAATTCCAAGCTTGGATAGCGCTAATTCTGCTCCCGTTCGAGCTAAAAATGGTCACGAGAATGACCAGCCTATAACCAGGACTTTACTTCCCCAGTGGCTGCTACAGCTAAAAGCAAGTAGTGGCAACGAGCACAATAGGAAACTAAACTTCAGGCCTTGA